AGGCCTCCAGGCGCTCGGTGATCGGGGCGACGTTGCCGAGGGTCGCCGACATCAGCAGAAAGGTGGTGTGGGGCAGGGTGATCAGCGGCACCTGCCAGGCGACGCCGCGCTCGCTGTCCGAGTAGTAGTGGAACTCGTCCATCACCACGTAGGGCGCATCGAGCTCCTCACCGCGACGCAGGGCCATGTTGGAGAGCACCTCGGCGGTGCAGCACAGCACCGGCGCCTCGGGATTGATCGAGGCGTCGCCGGTGAGCATACCCACCCGGTCGGCTCCGAACTCGTCGCACAGGGAGAAGAACTTCTCGCTCGCCAGGGCCTTGATCGGGCTGGTGTAGAAGCAGGTGCGGCCCTCGCAAACGGCCTTGAACTGCAGGGCCTGGGCGACCAGCGACTTGCCCGAGCCGGTGGGCGTATTGAGGACCACGTGGCGGCCCGCCACCAGCTCGAGGATGGCCTCTTCCTGGGCCGGATAGAGCTCGAAGCCGACGGCCCCGACCCAGTCGAGAAAACGTTCGAGGATCTCGTCCGCGTCCTGCAGCGGGGAATCCGGGAGGAAGTCGACGAGGCTGGCCTTGGTCACGTAATTCTCGCGGGTAGGAGGTTCGGTTGCGACAGTAGCGCAGTTCGGCCGGGAAAGGTGCTACCGCTGGTGCTCCGGGTCCGGCTCGGCGAAGACGTAGAGCACACCGAGGGCGATCATGGGGGCTGCTGGTCGAGGCGAGGAGATGGCGGCGAGATCGATCCGGCGGCCGATCAGAGGCGTCAGGATTCGGAGCTCTTGGGTGAGCTCTCGGCTGCCAGCTCGGCGAGGCGCTGGCGAATCTCGGCGAGTCGGCCGAGGGCGTCTTCCTGCTCTTCCGGCGGCAGCTCGGCCTTCGCCTGATCGAGGCCGGCGATCTCCTGACGCAGCAGATCGGCCTCCTCCTCGAGGCGCTCGGCAGCCTCCGCCTTGTCGAAGACGATGGCTTCGGCGCGGCCGGCTGCGGCGCGGCCGGCGGACTCGTCGATGGCGAGAGGCGGGGGCTCTGCCAGGACCGCAGCCTCGGAGTGGACCTGGCGCTGGTTCATGAAGGTCGGCGAGACGATTTCGATGCCTTTGCCGTGTAGGGTGTCGAGCACTTTACGACGCAGGTCCGAGCGCGCCGTCAACAGGCCTTTGACCTCGCGCAGCAGGCCGTGGACGCGGTAGTTGATGGAAAAGTCGCCGAGGGAGAGGACGTGGACGAAGGGGTCTTCCAGGCCACAGCTGTGGGCGGCATCCATCAGTGCCGATTCGACCCGGCGGTGATGGATGTCGTAGCCCAGGGACAAAGAGCACGAGACGATGGCGCCGGACTTCTGTACCACCGACACCGGCTCTCGAATCAACAGCGTGTTGGGCAGGGCGATGAGCTCGCGATGCTCGGTCTGGATCTCGGTGTCGAGGAGACCGCGTTCGGCGACCCGTCCGAACTGGCCGTCGACTTCGACGAAATCACCGGTGCGGAACGGCTGGGTGACGCGCAGCATCAGGCCCGCCATCAGATTGGCCGTCACCGTCGTGGAGGAGAAGGCGATGATTCCCGACACGACCAAGCCGAAGAGCCCCAGCACCTGATTGCGCATCGACTCGCTGACCGGCAGCGTCAGGATGATCGTCACCATCGCGGCCAGGGTGAGGCCGAGCATCACCAGCTGGCGGGCGAATTTGCGTTCGTTGCCCATCTTCCGCTGGCGACCGAGGAACAGCCAGTGGGCCACCCAGAGGACGAGAGCGGAGGCGGCCACCGTCAGCAGCAAGGGCACGAAGGGCGCAATGCCCTGAGTGAGGGATTCGACGGTCGGAGGTGTCTGGCGCATCGCTTGCCGGTAGGTTAGCAGCCCGTGGAGAAGGCCCCTCGCGCCCCGCGTCCGTAATGTCGTCAGGGCCGTCGAGCCGCCGGCGGCGAGGTTCTGAGGAGCTGCGAAACGGCTTCCCGGAGCGCCGTTGAGCCCATCTTTAGTGGTCCATTATGGACTCCGGGAACGCCATCGGCTGGATGCTAGAATGTGACGGTCGTGTCACCCCGGCACTCCTGCCGGGCATTCTTGGACACCCCAACTTGCTTCGGAGTCGCGCTTGAAGCCTCCCGAGACGTTTCGATTGACGCCCGGCAAACGGGTCCTGTTCATGACCAAGGATCCGGAGCTCATCCGGCGGCAGCTCGCCGGTGAGCTCGATCTCTCGATGGATGATCTCTCCGTCGACGATCTGCTGGACGACATCAATACCGACGCCATGACCCCGGCCTGGGTGTGCTTCTCGCACAAGCCGGAAGACATCGCCCGGGATGCCTATGCCGGTCTGATCGTCGATGGTGAGCGGTTGTTCGGGCGCGACGCCTTGCGCGACGGGGGCTTCGAGGTGATCGTTTCGGGGCTGCGCAAGGGCGTCGGAAGCTCCCGCGAAACGGCGGTGCAGGCGGAGAAGTGGAGCGGCATTCGGCTGGCCATCGCCGAGTCCTTCGCCCCGATTCATGCCCGCAACAACATCAACCAAGGGGTGTTGATGGGCGACCACGCCATGCTCTCGCGGTTGCAGCGTGGCGAGGGTATCGCGCTCGAGGACTTCTACCGCGACTACGATCCGATCACCCAGCAGGTGGTGCAGGCGGGAGGCTTGTTCGCCTTCTCGAAGGCCCTGGCGGCGGGCGAGATCGAGCTGCCCCCGCACCGGACCGGGCCGCGGCCCATGACCATGGCCGAAAAGCTGCTCGCTCGCCATCTGGTGGGGGTCGGCGAAGGGAAGCGCTTCGTCAAGCCCGGCGATGCGGTGGTGGTGGAGGTCGACGGCGGCTATTCGCACGAGTTCACCACCGCCCAGGTGCACTATTTCCTGGAGAGCGAGTACGGCGCC
This portion of the Acidobacteriota bacterium genome encodes:
- a CDS encoding mechanosensitive ion channel domain-containing protein, translated to MRQTPPTVESLTQGIAPFVPLLLTVAASALVLWVAHWLFLGRQRKMGNERKFARQLVMLGLTLAAMVTIILTLPVSESMRNQVLGLFGLVVSGIIAFSSTTVTANLMAGLMLRVTQPFRTGDFVEVDGQFGRVAERGLLDTEIQTEHRELIALPNTLLIREPVSVVQKSGAIVSCSLSLGYDIHHRRVESALMDAAHSCGLEDPFVHVLSLGDFSINYRVHGLLREVKGLLTARSDLRRKVLDTLHGKGIEIVSPTFMNQRQVHSEAAVLAEPPPLAIDESAGRAAAGRAEAIVFDKAEAAERLEEEADLLRQEIAGLDQAKAELPPEEQEDALGRLAEIRQRLAELAAESSPKSSES